The following coding sequences are from one Aliarcobacter skirrowii CCUG 10374 window:
- a CDS encoding rhodanese-like domain-containing protein — translation MFKIFVGSLVFATSLFSVDLQKVGVEVKLANGKKVVIKREDRPKECEKVAFDPKDVFGGMHEASNSVPQNCKRSFVTYFGKIAPMKASKNIETYGELEVLEFIEKAKKDDNLLLIDSRTENWFYHETIPTAVNVPYIYTKKSQYPDEFKEALEIFAVEIKNGKYDFTNAKTLLMFCNAAWCGQSPEAMKELISIGYPEEKMKWYRGGMQSWLSLGLTTIKP, via the coding sequence ATGTTTAAAATATTTGTAGGAAGTCTTGTTTTTGCAACATCTTTATTTAGTGTAGATTTACAAAAAGTTGGTGTTGAAGTAAAACTTGCTAATGGAAAAAAAGTGGTTATAAAAAGAGAAGATAGACCAAAAGAGTGTGAAAAAGTGGCTTTTGATCCAAAAGATGTCTTTGGTGGTATGCATGAAGCATCAAATAGTGTTCCACAAAACTGTAAAAGAAGTTTTGTAACATATTTTGGAAAAATTGCACCTATGAAAGCATCAAAAAATATTGAAACTTACGGTGAATTAGAGGTTTTAGAGTTCATAGAAAAAGCAAAAAAAGATGATAATCTTTTATTAATTGATTCAAGAACTGAAAACTGGTTTTATCATGAGACAATCCCAACAGCTGTAAATGTTCCATATATTTACACTAAAAAATCTCAATATCCAGATGAGTTTAAAGAGGCTTTAGAGATTTTTGCAGTTGAAATAAAAAATGGAAAATATGATTTTACAAATGCAAAAACTCTATTAATGTTTTGTAATGCTGCTTGGTGTGGACAAAGTCCTGAAGCCATGAAAGAGCTAATTTCTATTGGTTACCCAGAAGAGAAAATGAAATGGTATAGAGGTGGAATGCAATCTTGGTTAAGTCTTGGACTTACAACAATAAAACCATAA
- a CDS encoding HD domain-containing phosphohydrolase — MDKKRQMVFNLNNFLLAFSEILNSKKVAYIALNLALKYDFSSEKLSDLCSYSLICDLKKDDIKEFGFLNSSHLEDKIFLDIVNLSSTICKNFDFSDDILNQKLSCLEFVKNLNIEDKLKDSFFDISKKLSFWLDLQNDSEILIFIYSNLADFTKALDFEDILKMTTIFHKLQNPNSQILKYSFALADYFNFEHKDKQIFLIASSLYNIGKLYKYESIEEIYSYHTKRVLNQIMGFNDICLLCFKVEENLDGTGVFGLVAKDLSFKDRLLICLVKYNNLKESNSHKESINILKKESKDGKIDKSIVEVFEEILA, encoded by the coding sequence ATGGATAAAAAACGGCAAATGGTATTTAATTTAAACAACTTTTTATTAGCTTTTAGTGAAATTTTAAATAGTAAAAAAGTGGCTTACATAGCTTTGAATTTAGCTTTAAAATATGATTTTTCATCAGAGAAACTATCAGATTTATGCTCTTACTCTTTGATTTGTGATTTAAAAAAAGATGATATAAAAGAGTTTGGTTTTTTAAACTCTTCGCATTTAGAAGATAAAATTTTTTTAGATATTGTAAATCTATCTTCAACAATTTGTAAAAATTTTGATTTTTCAGATGATATTTTAAATCAAAAACTATCTTGCTTAGAGTTTGTAAAAAATTTGAATATAGAAGATAAATTGAAGGACTCTTTTTTTGATATTTCAAAAAAACTATCTTTTTGGCTTGATTTACAAAATGATAGTGAGATTTTAATCTTTATTTACTCAAATCTAGCAGATTTTACAAAAGCTTTAGATTTTGAAGATATTTTAAAGATGACAACAATATTTCATAAACTTCAAAATCCAAATTCACAAATTTTAAAATACTCTTTTGCTCTTGCAGATTATTTTAATTTTGAGCATAAAGATAAACAGATATTTTTAATAGCTTCAAGTTTATATAATATTGGAAAACTATATAAATATGAAAGTATAGAAGAGATCTATTCATACCATACTAAAAGAGTTTTAAATCAGATTATGGGATTTAATGATATTTGCTTACTTTGCTTTAAAGTAGAAGAAAACCTTGATGGAACTGGAGTTTTTGGTTTAGTAGCAAAAGATTTAAGCTTTAAAGATAGGTTACTTATCTGTTTAGTTAAATATAATAACTTAAAAGAGTCTAATAGTCACAAAGAGAGTATAAATATATTAAAAAAAGAGTCAAAAGATGGAAAAATTGATAAAAGTATAGTTGAAGTTTTTGAGGAAATTTTAGCTTAA